The nucleotide window CCGGATCGTGACCCGCGGGAGTCCACTCCATCACGTGTGCGCCATGCAGCGCCACCTTCGCCCGGCAGGAAGCATGATCGATCTCCAGCACCGGATAATTCTCGGCGGGATGGGTCAGGCGGACGCAGGCGGGAAGCTCGGACATGGCGTGAAATTGGCCGGTTGCCGCCTGCCCTGCAAGCAGGCAGGGACGGCTTCCCATGCAGGGGGCTCATCCGCCTGCTGCAAGGAAATCGTCGATCGTCACCTTCCGCATCATCGCCGCGCATGTTTTCAACATCGCGTGGTCGCCCGCTCTTCGCGGACCGGCCAGGGGTGGCATCACCATCAGGTATTCCAGTTCGGGTTTGAAGGCACGGCGGCGCTTGAACTCCCCCGCTCCGCTGGAGGTGTTTTCATAGGCCCTCGATTGGACCGCGAAGTTGGTGACCACGGTGGACAACTGCCGGTAGAGGCCCTCTTCCGGTGGCAACCGCAGATCGTGACCGAAGATCGGTGTGGTGATGGTGCGGCCGACCATGTGCAGACCGAAACATCCCAGCAGCCGGCCGGTGACCGGATCGGCGAGTCCCCCCAGGCGCAGCCATCCGCGCCCTCGGGCCAGCGCGATCATCTCCGGTGTGAAATCCGGATGACGGATCGAGTAACGGTTCCGGTAAAGCTGGGCATACAGTCCGAGTGCTTCACGGATGCGGGCATCATCGAAATCCCCGTCCTCCAGTTGATCCAGTCCCGCTCGTTCCAGCAGCCGGAAGTCGCGGCGGTAGTGCTTGCTGCGCGGCGGGTGCCCTTCGGAAAAATCCTGCACATAGACCACCCGCACCGGCAGCAGCACGGCATCTTCCGGAAGCATTTCCGGCAGGTCTGTTTTCAACACATTGCGCACAGCAAAGGGGCGCTCCGGCATTTCCTCGCGCAGCTCCGGCAGGATCTTCCACATCGTCTCGCCGGTATTTTCCGATCGGACCGTGGTGGAGAAGGGCAGGCTGCCGACCTGGATCGCTCGCCGCCAGGGTCCGCAGGACATGACCCCGGAGATGCCGTGACCAACCATGGAAAGCAGCCCGCGGGGGTTCCGCTTGGCGCGCCACTCATCCATCACAAAGCCGATGGCGGCGGATTCCAGACAAGTCGTCCAGCAACGTTCCCGGTGGGGGAACGCAGGTTTTGGGTCCGGGACAATCACCGGCACGGAAGTCTCATCCGATTGATATTCAACCAGTGTTGCTTCGGCGTTACGGATCAGGGGACCGAGGACGGTTTCCGTACGGGTCATCAAGGGGGCATATGCATATTGCAGAATGCCACGCGAGAAGGCGATCAAAATCAGCCATGATGGTCCCGTGGGGGATGTCAGTCGTCGTCTCCGCCACTGAAAGTCCATACCCGGCGGGGGCCGGCATGTTCGGCGAGACGGGTTTCTCCCTCTTGGTTGATGAGGTCGATTTTCCGGGAATCCGCGCGCTCCCCGATCTCGCGGGCGAGGGCCTCGGAGTGGGTGACCACGATCAACTGGGTTTGAGGGGGCACGGCGGCGATCAATCCAGCCAGCGCGGGCATCAGTCCCGCGTGGAGGCTGTTCTCCGGTTCGTTGAGCACGATCAAGGGTGGCGGTTTCGGAGTCAGGAGGGCCGCGCAGACGCAGAAGAAACGAAGCGTGCCATCGGACAACTCGCTGGCATCCATCCAGCGTTTCAGCCCGGGCTTTTGGATGCGGAGCTGGAAGCGGCCGGAACCCTCTCCCGGGGTCCAATGCAGGCCGGGAAAAGCCTCGGCGATGGCGGCCTCAAGCGGCTCGTCGCATTTGGATTCGAGAATGGTTTGCAAGGTGGCGGCGAGATTCGCGCCATCGTGGGACAAGACCGGCGACCACGATCCGATCAGCGGACGCCGCAGTGGTGAGTCGGCATCGGTGCGGAACTGGTGGTAGAAGCGCCATGTCAGGAAGATCTCCCGGGCGGCGGCCAGCCCGGGATAGCGGATGCCATCGCGCACCTCCGCGAGCATGGATTCCGGGGCATGCAGGGGCAGTGGCGATCGTTCGAAGCCGCCTTCACCCGCGCGGAGTTCGACCATGGGACCTTTTCGCCGGGCGACCTCCTGGCCCTTGCCGTGCCGCTGGAGCCGGAGGCTCTCGACCTTGATATCAGGATCGGTATGAAAAGCCGTGGTTCCTGGTGCTGCCGGAATCAATCCGCACGCCATGGAGTAGTGGAAGAAATCGTGCTCCACCTCCCACTCCACGCGGATCGGCTTGTCCTTCTTGCGCGGTCCCGCCCATGCCACGCTCGGCATGCCGCCCTCGGCGGCGATGGCCGCCGCGAAGTTCCCTTCCGCCATCCGCTGCAGCATCGCCAGCGCGCGGTAGAGATTGGATTTCCCCACGCCATTGCCGCCGGTCACCACCGTGACCCGCCCCAGCTCCAATCGGAAATCGAGCAACGAACGGTAGCCGCGGAGATGGAGGGTGCGGAGCATCGGTGGCAGGATGAAGGAAAAGAACCGGCAGGGGAATGCGGGTTTTTAGGCAGCAGGTCTCCGGCTTCGTTCCTTGCATTGGAACGAGCCATGGAGGATCATGACGCCATGACGGTGCTCGATCAGATCAAGGGCCTTTCCGCCGCCGATGCATTGGTGGCCATGGAAGCCTTGTGGGATCGGCTTAGTGAAAAAGGAGCTGAGCCGGAATCGCCGGATTGGCATCATGAGGAACTCGCCAGACGGGAAGCCATGGTCGCCGAGGGGAAGGTGGAGTTCTTCGATTGGGATGAGGCGAAGCTGCGCATCCGGGATCGGGTGAAATGAAGATCCGCATCCTTGGAACTGCTGAAGAGGATTTGGAGGCGGGCTATCACTTCTACGAAAGCCAGGCACCGGGCATCGGAGACTACTTTCTCGACTCCCTTTTCGCAGACATCGATTCGCTCCATCTGTATGCGGGAATCCACAAGATCATCGGGAACAAACACCGGATGCTCGCAAAGAGGTTTCCGTTTGCGATTTTCTATCGTGTGCGAAACGAAGGCGTGGACGTATGGGCGGTTTTGGATTTGCGCCGTCGGCCTTCGTGGATACGGAAGCAGCTGGAACGTTAGAGACTCCGCCTCACGGGAAGACCCTCCTCGGCTAAAGCCTCAACTCCATTACTCCATCGGAGCCAGCAGCGCGCCGAGCGTGTTCGAGTCGAGGCGGGTGGAGACATCCGCATCGGCGAGCAGGGCGTTGGCGAGCTGGCTCTTCTGCTGCTGGAGCTTGTGGATACGTTCTTCCACGGTGCCCTGGCAGAGCAGCTTGTGGACGAAGACCGGCTTGTCCTGGCCGATGCGGTAGGCGCGGTCGGTGGCTTGCGCCTCGGCGGCGGGGTTCCACCACGGATCGTAGTGGATCACCGTGTCCGCGGCGACGAGGTTGAGGCCGGTGCCGCCCGCCTTCAGCGAGATCAGGAACACCGATGCATCCCCTTCCTGGAATTCCTTCACCAGCCCGCCGCGGTTCTTCGATTCGCCAGTAAGCTTCAAGTACGAGATCTTCCGTAGTTTCAGCCCGTCCTCGATGATCTGGAGCATGGAGGTGAACTGGGAGAACAGCAGCGTGCGGCGGCCTTCCTCGACCAGCGTCTCCAGTAGCTCGAAGAGATAATCGAGCTTCCCGGAGCCGGCGAGATCCGCTTCCAGCTTCGACTCACCTTCCAGCTTCAGCAGCCGTGGATCGCAGCAGATCTGGCGCAGCTTCATCAGCGCCTCCAGGAACACCATCTGCGACTTGTCGAAGCCGCGCGCGGCGATCGCCTGGCGCACCCGTTTGTCCATCGCCGCGCGGATGGTTTCGTAGAGGTCCTTTTGGCCGGAGGTCAGCTCCACCATGTGGACCAGCTCGGTCTTCGGCGGCAGTTCCTTCGCCACCTGGTCCTTGGTGCGGCGCAGGATCAGCGGGGCCACGCGCTTCTTCAATGCGGCCTGGCGTTCGGCATCGCCATTGCGCTCGATCGGCGTGCGGAAGCGACGGTTGAAATCCTCCTGACTGCCGAGGAAGCCGGGCATCAGGAACTTGAGCTGGCTCCACAGTTCGCCGAGGTGGTTCTCCACCGGCGTGCCGGAGAGACACAGGCGGTGGCGGGCATTGAGCTTGCACGCGGCCTGCGCGACCTTGGCGGAAGGGTTCTTGATGTTCTGCGCCTCATCCAGCACCGCGAGGTGGAACGAATGCTCCGTGAGCTTGTCGATGTCACGTTGGAGCAGGGCGAACGAGGTGAGCACCACGTCCGCGTAGGGGATCGAGCGGAAGTACTTCTTCCGCTCCGGGCCATCGAGCAGCAGGATGCGCAGCTCAGGCGCGAACTTGCGGATCTCCGCCTGCCAGTTCGGCACCACGCTGGTCGGCGCGATCACCAGCGAGGGCCGCTTCGCATTGCGGCCGCTGGCTTTCTCCGCAAGGATGTGGGTGATGGTCTGGAGCGTTTTGCCGAGGCCCATGTCATCGGCCAGGATGCCGTGCAGCTCGTGGCGGGCGAGGAACTGCATCCAGCGGAAACCGGAGAGCTGGTAGGGGCGCAGCTCGGCCTTGAGTCCCTCCGGCGGTGGCTCGGGGTTGATGCCCTCGAAGCCATTGAGCTTTTCCGCCAGCTCGGCGAGACGCGGCGGCGGCTCGATGCCGAACTCCGCCAAGCCCAGCGCGGCGGCATCGAGCGGATGCAGCGGCATCTTGCCGCCCTTGAACCGGCGCGGGTCGATGAGCGCGGCGAAGTGTTTGAGAATCTTCCGCACGCGGGCAGTCGGCAGGCGCAGCGCGGTGCCGTCCGGCAGGTAGTGCAGGAA belongs to Luteolibacter ambystomatis and includes:
- a CDS encoding DEAD/DEAH box helicase — encoded protein: MPTAAAIRDFLENLLWQERFDEEHLAAGHKLKSKVRELAAERPDDDNLTLRANVAGEDCEIPMWVAGDGWQFETNCSCEFGRFCPHAAAMLTEASKPKTLSRVLEGAIVRSRQAPELAAAETLVPAPEDIPHVELVPTFHLTLVRESTDSKVIRLLLQALKMPDQGDWVVARPFAIYGEHRIPISGAPGAREFRVETKKGPLVIRRDVAAEYSAVQALQQVGLGSLSGHAEFRFLLSLAGKKGITNEGGLWFPSAVHGPIAEFWPWLRSRGREVLEAAKWTFEVARDVGYDVIDLDPDNWVFTLEDDSTGWFHLSVGIEVAGKSIDLLPILAALLDKGALEESLEFPADGHFLHYLPDGTALRLPTARVRKILKHFAALIDPRRFKGGKMPLHPLDAAALGLAEFGIEPPPRLAELAEKLNGFEGINPEPPPEGLKAELRPYQLSGFRWMQFLARHELHGILADDMGLGKTLQTITHILAEKASGRNAKRPSLVIAPTSVVPNWQAEIRKFAPELRILLLDGPERKKYFRSIPYADVVLTSFALLQRDIDKLTEHSFHLAVLDEAQNIKNPSAKVAQAACKLNARHRLCLSGTPVENHLGELWSQLKFLMPGFLGSQEDFNRRFRTPIERNGDAERQAALKKRVAPLILRRTKDQVAKELPPKTELVHMVELTSGQKDLYETIRAAMDKRVRQAIAARGFDKSQMVFLEALMKLRQICCDPRLLKLEGESKLEADLAGSGKLDYLFELLETLVEEGRRTLLFSQFTSMLQIIEDGLKLRKISYLKLTGESKNRGGLVKEFQEGDASVFLISLKAGGTGLNLVAADTVIHYDPWWNPAAEAQATDRAYRIGQDKPVFVHKLLCQGTVEERIHKLQQQKSQLANALLADADVSTRLDSNTLGALLAPME
- a CDS encoding type II toxin-antitoxin system RelE/ParE family toxin, which codes for MKIRILGTAEEDLEAGYHFYESQAPGIGDYFLDSLFADIDSLHLYAGIHKIIGNKHRMLAKRFPFAIFYRVRNEGVDVWAVLDLRRRPSWIRKQLER
- a CDS encoding AAA family ATPase, which gives rise to MLRTLHLRGYRSLLDFRLELGRVTVVTGGNGVGKSNLYRALAMLQRMAEGNFAAAIAAEGGMPSVAWAGPRKKDKPIRVEWEVEHDFFHYSMACGLIPAAPGTTAFHTDPDIKVESLRLQRHGKGQEVARRKGPMVELRAGEGGFERSPLPLHAPESMLAEVRDGIRYPGLAAAREIFLTWRFYHQFRTDADSPLRRPLIGSWSPVLSHDGANLAATLQTILESKCDEPLEAAIAEAFPGLHWTPGEGSGRFQLRIQKPGLKRWMDASELSDGTLRFFCVCAALLTPKPPPLIVLNEPENSLHAGLMPALAGLIAAVPPQTQLIVVTHSEALAREIGERADSRKIDLINQEGETRLAEHAGPRRVWTFSGGDDD
- a CDS encoding addiction module protein, whose amino-acid sequence is MEDHDAMTVLDQIKGLSAADALVAMEALWDRLSEKGAEPESPDWHHEELARREAMVAEGKVEFFDWDEAKLRIRDRVK